CCCGGAGGGGCCCCGAGGCCATCCTCCTCGCGAGCCGTGAGCTTGAGCCCTTTCTTTTGGAGCTCGGGGTGGCCCCCGAGGAGGTGGGGGTCCACGCCGCCGAGCCCGTGCCCTGGGTGGCGGGGATGGCCGAGGAAAGCCACCGCCTGATCCGGGAGGAGGCCCTAAAGCACCTCGAGGCGGGGAAGTGGGTGGTGGCCCTGGGCGGGGACCACTCCATCACCCACCCCCTGGTCCGGGCCCACCGGGAGGCTCTGGGGGACTTCTCCCTCCTCCACATTGACGCCCACGCCGACCTCTACCCGGAGTGGCAGGGCTCGGTCTACTCCCACGCAAGCCCCTTCTACCGCCTCCTCACGGAGGGGTTTCCCCTGGTCCAGGTGGGGATCCGGGCCATGGACCGGGAGGCCTTGCGCTTGGCTCAGGAGAAGGGCGTGGCCCTCTTTCCCGCCCACCGGATCCACCGGGAGGGGCTTCCCCTGGAGGAGATCCTTAAGGCCCTGGGGAAGCGGGTCTACATCAGCCTGGACTTTGACGCCCTGGACCCCTCGGTGATGCCCAGCGTGGGGACGCCCTTGCCGGGAGGGCTTTCCTACCGCCAGGTGGTGGACCTCCTCGAGGCCGTCTTCCAGGAGAAAGAGGTGGTGGGCATGGACTTCGTGGAGCTCTCCCCCAACGGCCAGTTCCACGCCGAGATGACCGCGGCCCAGCTCGTCTACCACGCCATCGGCCTGAAAGGGCTTCAGGCGGGCTGGCTTTCCCGGGAAGTGGACCACATTTAGCCCGAGGGGTTTCCCCTTAGCCTGGGGGCATGCGCTTCGGGCTTTGGCTTTCCTGCTTCCTCCTCCCGGCCCTGGCCCAGGTCCTCACCCTCCCTGACCTCCGGGCGCGGACCTACGGGGAGGGAGGGTTTCGCGTGGAGCGGGTCCTGGAGGAGAGGCCCGCCTTCACCCGGGTCCAGTTCTCCCACCTCTCCGACGGCCTCCGGGTCCACGGGTTCGCCAACCTGCCCAAAGGCCGAGGCCCCTTCCCCGTGGTGGTGGTCCTCCACGGCTACGTGGAGCCGAGCCGCTACCGCCTCCTCGCCTACACCACCCCCTACGCCGACTTCCTGGCGGAAAGGGGCTACCTCGTCCTCCACCCGAACTTTCGGGGCCACCCCCCTTCCGAGGGCGCCCCGGCCCAAGGCCTCCGCCACGTCTACGCCGTGGACGTGCTGAACCTCCTCGCCGAGGTGCGCCGGGGGGCCTTCCCCCAGGCGGACCCCGCCCGCATCGCCCTCTTCGGCCACTCCATGGGGGGCGGCGTCGCCCAGATCGTGAGCCTGGTGGACCCTGCTTTAAGAGGCGTGGTCCTCTACGGGAGCATGAGCGGGGACGAGCGGAGGAACCTGGAGCGGATCCGCTACTGGTCGGGGGGAGCTCGGGGAGGGGAGCTGTTCGCCCTTTCGCCCGAGCTCCTCCGGCGGGCCTCCGCCTGGACCTACCTGGCGGAGCTTTCCGTGCCCTTGAGCGTCCACCACGGGCTTCAAGACGCCCAGGTGCCCCCGGAGTGGTCCTGGGAGCTCTGCCGCAGGCTCAAGGCCCTGAAAAAGCCCGTGGAGTGCTTCAGCTACCCCGGGGGGCACCTCTTCCGGGGGGAGGTGGACCGGGTCTTCCGGGAGCGGGTGTTGGCCTTCCTGGGCCGGGTGCTTTAGGCTTGGGCCGTGCGGGCGTTTTTGGAGCACCTTTCTGCCCTCTTCTTCGCCCTGGCCTTCGGCGCCCTGGTCTTCGGGGTTCTCGCCCGGCTTCTCGGCGCCGGGCGCCCCTGGCTTTTCTTCCTCCTCGCCCTCCTGCTCTTTCTCCTCGGGCTCTTTTGGGGTGTAAAATAGCCCCCCGTGGCCAAGCGCGTGGTTTCCGTCTCCTTGGGCAGCAGCCGCCGGGACGCCGCGGCCGAGGTGGAGCTTTTGGGGGAGCGGGTCCTCTTGGAGCGGCGGGGGACGGACGGGGATTTCCAGAGGGCCCTCTGCCTCATCCAGGAGCTGGACGGCAAGGTGGACGCCATCGGCCTAGGCGGGATTGACCTTTACCTCTTCGCCGGAGGGCGGCGGTACGCCCTCCGGGACGCCCTGAGGCTCAAGGAGGCGGCCAAGAAGACCCCCGTGGTGGACGGCTCCGGCCTCAAGCACACCTTGGAGAGGCGGGCGGTGCGGGAGCTCGCCTCCCTTATAGACTGGAGGAAGACCAAGGTCCTCCTGCCCTCGGCCGTGGACCGGTTCGGCCTCGCCGAGGCCTTGGACGAGGCGGGGGCGAAGGTGCTCTACGGGGACTTCATCTTCGCCCTGGGTCTGCCCATTCCCCTCTACAGCCTCTCCTTCCTGCAGAAGCTCGCCTTCCTCCTCCTTCCCCTCTTCACCCGCCTGCCCTTTTCCGTTCTCTACCCCACGGGGAAGAAGCAGGAGGAGGTGCGGGAGGACTGGCGCGCCCGCTACTACGCCTGGGCCGACGTGGTGGCCGGGGACTGGCACTACATCCGGCGCCACATGCCCAAGGACATGCGGGGCAAGACGGTCCTCACCAACACCACCACGGAGGAGGACGTGGCCTTCCTCCGGGAGCGGGGGGTGAGGCGCCTCGTCACCACCACCCCGAGGCTTGGCGGCCGGAGCTTCGGGACCAACGTGATGGAGGCCATGCTGGTCGCCCTCGCGGGGCGGGAGCTCGGGGAGGCGGACTACCTCCGCTATATTGACCAAATAGGGCTGAAGCCCCAGGTGTTGGAACTGGAGGGACAGGCATGATCAGCGTGACGGATCTGCGACCCGGAACCAAGGTGAAGATGGACGGCGGCCTTTGGGAGTGCGTGGAGTACCAGCACCAGAAGCTGGGCCGCGGCGGCGCCAAGGTGGTGGCCAAGTTCAAGAACCTGGAGACGGGGGCCACGGTGGAGCGCACCTTCAACTCCGGGGAGAAGCTGGAGGACGTCTACGTGGAAACCCGGGAGCTCCAGTACCTCTACCCGGAGGGGGAGGAGATGGTCTTCATGGACCTGGAGACCTACGAGCAGTTCGCCGTGCCCCGCTCCCGGGTGGTGGGGGCGGAGTTCTTCAAGGAGGGCATGACCGCCCTCGGGGACATGTATGAGGGGCAGCCCATCAAGGTGACCCCGCCCACCGTGGTGGAGCTCAAGGTGGTGGACACGCCCCCGGGCGTGCGGGGGGACACGGTCTCCGGGGGGTCCAAGCCCGCCACCTTGGAGACGGGGGCCGTGGTCCAGGTGCCCCTTTTCGTGGAACCCGGAGAGGTCATCAAGGTGGACACCCGGACCGGCGAGTACGTGGGCCGGGCCTAGGCCGCCTGGGGAGCCGCCCCCTCTACGGGATTTTGACGCGGTGCAGAAATCCGTAAGGGGTGTATGGGGTAAGCTTTTCCCGCGAGGTGCACCGATGACGCCGAAGGAGCTGAAGCAGATCCTGCAGGCCTTGGTGGAGCACGGGGTGAACGAGCTCACCCTAGAGACCCCGGACTACAAGCTCACCGTGCGGCGGGGCGGGGAGGTGCAGGTGGTGAGCGTTCCCCAGGTCCAGGCCCCCATTCTGGCGGCCCCCCCGGAGGTACCGGCCCCGACCCCGCCCGCGCCGGCGGTCCCGGCGGCGGAGCCCCAGCCCCAGGCCAAGGCGGAGCCCCAGGACGACTGCCCGGGGTGCGTGGAGGTCCGGGCCCCCATCGTGGGCACCTTCTACCGGGCCCCGGCCCCGGACGCTCCTCCCTACGTGAAGGAGGGGGACCGGGTGGAGAAGGGGCAGGTCCTCTGCATCATTGAGGCCATGAAGCTCATGAACGAGATCGAGTCCGAGGTCTCGGGGATCGTCAAGAAGATCCTGGTGGAGAACGGGGAGCCCGTGGAGTACGGCCAGCCCCTCTTCCTTATCCAGCCGGTATGAAGAAGGTCCTGATCGCCAACCGGGGCGAGATCGCTTTGAGGATCATCCGGGCGGCCCGGGAGCTCGGGATCAAGACGGTGGTGGCCCACTCCACCGCCGACGAGAAGAGCTTGCCCGTTCTCCTCGCCGACGAGGCCATCTGCATCGGGCCGCCTCCCTCGGGGCAGAGCTACCTCAACATCCCCAACCTCCTCTCCGCGGCCATCGTCACCGGGGCGGACGCCATCCACCCGGGCTACGGCTTCCTGGCGGAGAACGCCACCTTCGCCGAGATGTGCCGGGAGCACGGGATCACCTTCATCGGCCCCACCCCGGAGAACATGAGGGCCCTGGGGGACAAGGCCACCGCGAGGAAGGTGGCCCGGGAGGCGGGGGTGCCCACGGTGCCGGGCACGGACGAGCTGGGTAGCGTGGAGGAGGCCAAGCGGGCGGCCCAGGAGATCGGCTACCCCGTGATCCTCAAGGCGAGCGCGGGAGGCGGGGGCCGGGGCATGCGCGTGGTCCACACGGAGGAGGAACTGGAGCGGGCGGTGCTCCAGGCCCAGGAGGAGGCCCGGGCCGCCTTCGGGAACCCCGCCATCTACCTGGAGAAGTACATAGAGGAGCCCAAGCACATTGAGATCCAGGTCCTGGGGGACGGGGAGCGGGTGGTGCACCTTTGGGAGCGGGACTGCTCCATCCAGCGCCGCCACCAGAAGCTTTTGGAGGAGGCCCCGAGCCTCCTTCCCGAGGAGACCCGCCGGGCCATCGCCGAGGCGGCGCGGCGCCTCGCCGAGCACGTGGGGTACGTCTCCGCGGGCACCCTGGAGTTTTTGGTGGACAAGGAGGGGAACTTCTACTTCATTGAGATGAACACCCGCATCCAGGTGGAGCACCCCGTCACCGAGATGATCACGGGGATTGACCTGGTCCAGGCCCAGTTCCGCATCGCCCAGGGGGAGAAGCTCTGGCTCAAGCAGGAGGAGATCCAGGTCCGGGGGCACGCCATAGAGGTGCGCGTCAACGCCGAGGACCCAGAGAAGGGCTTCAGGCCCTCCATCGGCAAGGTGGAAACCCTCCTCTTCCCCGGGGGGCCTGGGGTGCGGGTGGACAGCCACCTCTACACCGGCTACCAGATCCCGCCCCACTACGACAGCCTCATCGCCAAGATCATCGTCTGGGCCCCCACCCGGGAGGAGGCCATAAGGCGCATGGAGCGAGCCCTCTCCGAGACGGTGATTGAGGGCCCGGGCCTCAAGACCACCATCCCCTTCCACCAGAAGGTCCTCCAGAACGCCTTCTTCCGCAGGGGGGCCGTATACACCAACTTCGTGGCCCGGCGGATGGAGATGTAGACTGAGGCCTGTGCGGGTGGACTACGAGATCAGCGAGCAGGCCCTCGAGGCCGTGGTCCTTTGCGCCCTAAAGGGGATAGAGGGGGTAAGGGCCCTCGAGGCCGTCCCCCGTTCCTTGGCGGATGTCTTCCGCCGGGGGCGGCCCGTGCGGCTGGAGTCTACCCCGGAGGGGCTTGTGGTGGACCTGCTGCTGGCCGTGCCCTACGGGGTGGTCATTCCGGAGCTTGCCGCCCGGGTGCAGCAGGAGGTGGACGAGGCCCTCTTCCTGGCCACGGGGAGGCGGGCGCGGGCGGTGAACGTCACCGTGGGCCAGGTGGTGCCGGAGGAGGACCATGCGCAGGCGGGCTAGGGAGCTGGCCATGCGGGCCCTCTTCGCCCACACCGTGGGGGGGATGGGGCTGGAGGAGGCTTTCCAGCACGCCCTGGAGGAGATGGGCGGGGAGGAGGAGGGGTACGCCGAGCCCCTGGACCAGGAGGGGGTGGCCTTTGCCCGGCGCCTCCTCTCGGGGTACAAGGCCCACCAGGAGGAGGTGGACCGGGTGCTCGAGGAGACGGTGGAGGGCTGGGACTTCCGCCAGATGGCCAAGACGGACCTGGCCGTGCTGCGCCTGGCCGTCTACGAGATGCTCTACGAACCCACGCCCTTTGAGCCCTTGATTGAGGTGGCGGTGAAGATCGCCAACCGCTACGGCGGCGAGCACTCGGGGAGCTTCGTCAACGGGGTGCTCGCCCGGGTCTACCGCCGGGTAGTGGCCGGGGAGCTGAAGACGGTGGCCAAGGAGGCTTAGGTGGCGGCCCAGGTGCTTTCGGGACACGAGGCGGCGGAGGCGGTCTACGAGGAGATCCGCGCCCGGCTACGCGGCCTTTCCTTCACCCCTTCCCTGCGGGTGATCCGGCTCGGGGAGGACCCGGCCTCGGTGGCCTACGTGCGGCTTAAGGACAAGCGGGCGCGGGCTTTGGGGTACCGAAGCCAGGTGGAGGTCTATCCGGAGGACCTCCCCGAGGAGGCCCTTCTGGAAAGGATCGCCGCCCTCAACGCCGACGAGGAGGTGGACGGGATCCTGGTCCAGCTTCCCCTCCCCCCGCACATCCGCACCCAGCGGGTCCTCGAGGCCATCCACCCCTTGAAGGACGTGGACGGCTTCCACCCCCTGAACGTGGGGCGGCTTTGGAGCGGGGGAAAGGGGCTTTTCCCCTGCACCCCCCTAGGGGTGGTCCGTCTCCTCAAGCACTATGGGGTGGACCTTAGGGGCAAGGAGGTGGTGGTGGTGGGGCGGTCCAACATCGTGGGAAAGCCCCTGGCGGGGCTTCTTCTGCGGGAGGACGCCACCGTGACCCTGGCCCACTCCAAGACCCAGGACCTGCCCGAGGTCACCCGAAGGGCCCAGGTCCTGGTGGTGGCCGTGGGCCGGCCCCACCTGGTGCGGAAGGAGTGGGTGCGGGAAGGGGCCATCGTGGTGGACGTGGGCGTGAACCGCGTGGAGGGGAGGCTTCTCGGCGACGTGCACCCCGAGGTGGCCGAGGTGGCCTCCGCCCTCACCCCCGTGCCGGGCGGGGTGGGGCCCATGACCGTGGCCATGCTCATGGGGAACACCCTCGAGGCCGCCCTCTTGAGGCGCCATGGAGCTTCTGGCTAACGCCGTTTTTTGGACGGCGGTCCTCGCCAACCTCACCGCCCAGACCCTCAAGCTCCTCCTCTACTACCTCCTGGAGGGGCGCTTCCAGTGGCACCGCTTCCTGGACACCGGAGGGATGCCCTCCACCCACTCCGCCACGGTGAGCGCCCTCGCGGTGAGCGTGGGCCTCAGGGAAGGGTTTGACACCAGCCTCTTCGCCGTGGCCGCCGTCTTCGCCCTCATCGTCATGTACGACGCCGCCGGGATCCGCCGGGCGGCGGGGCTTCACGCCCAGCTCCTCAACCAGCTCATGGAGGAGCTCGGCCAGGTGATCCGCCTGGGTCCCCAGCGGGGCCCCCTGAAGGAGCTTTTGGGGCACACCTACTTGGAGGTGGCGGTGGGGGCCCTGATCGGAGGGCTCGTGGCCCTTGGGGCCTACCGGCTTTTCCCTGCGGCGTAAAAGGCCAGGGTTTGGCCCACCAGGAAGGCGACAAGGCCGAGTAGGGGGGAGAGGAAGAAGGCGAAGAAGCTCGCGAAGAGGGCCGCCACCAGGGGCAGGAGGGGCCTGCGGAAGCGATGGAACACCCAGAGGTTCAGAAGCCCGAAGAAGGCCATGAGGAGAAAGGCCGCCGTCTCCACGGCAGGCCATTGTACGCCCTTGCCAAGTTTGGGGTAAACTTTTACCGAGTATAAGGAGGTGGCACCCATGCTCACCTTGCCGGAAAAAATCTTCTTCGTCCTCCTCGCGGCCCTGAGCCTCTACTACGCCTACACGGGCTTCCGCCGGGTCTACCTGGCCATAAGGCGGGGGCGGCCTGAGGAGCGCTTTGACCGCCTGCCCGAGCGCATCGGCCGGGCCCTTTGGCTTGTCCTCACCCAGCAGACGGTCTTCAAGAGGAGGCCCCTCGTCTCCCTCCTCCACGCCTTCGTCTTCTACGGCTTCGTCTACTACCTCCTGGTGAACCTCGTGGACTTCCTGGAGGGCTTCTTCGGCCTCCACGCCCGGGGAGGGCTTTGGAACCCCTATAACCTCATCGCCGACCTCCTCACCGCCCTGATCCTGGTGGGCATCCTGGGCCTCATGCTTAGGCGCTACCTCCTCGCTCCCCAGGATTTCACCTGGAACCCCAAGGTGCGCCTGCACGAGAAAGCCCAGGCGGGCATCGCCCGGGACTCGGCCATCGTGGGGGCCTTCATCGCCTTCCACGTGGGAAGCCGCCTCCTCTCCAAGGCCTTCCAGCTCGCAAGCGAAGGCCCGGACCCCTTCCAGCCCGTGGCGAGCGCCCTCGCCGGGGCGCTTTCCGGCCTTTCCCCCGCCCTCCTCACCTTTGGCGAGCACTTCTTCTGGTGGGGCGCCTTGGGCTCCATCCTCCTCTTCCTGCCCTACTTCCCCCGCTCCAAGCACATCCACCTCTTCATGGCCCCCATCAACCTGGCCTTCCGCAAGGAGGTGCCGGGGGCCCTCGCGCCCCTGGACTTGGAGAAGGAGGAGGAGAAGTTTGGGGCGGAGAAGCTGGAGGACCTCTCCTGGAAGCGGCTTTTGGACGCCTACGCCTGCATCATGTGCAACCGCTGCCAGGAGGCCTGCCCCGCCTACGCCACGGGAAAGGCCCTTTCTCCGGCCGCCATCCTCATCTCCGAGCGCTACGAGCTAAACGCCATCCTCCCCGAGTTCGCCGCCGGGAAGGAGAGTCCCAGGCCCCTCATGGACTTCGCCCTGAACGAGGAGGCCCTCTGGGCCTGCACCACCTGCATGGCCTGCGTGGAGGTCTGCCCCGTGGGCAACGAGCCCATGCTTCACATCCTGGACGTGCGCCGGGCCAAGGTGCTCATGGAGGGGGAGTTCCCCCAGCAGCTCAACAACGCCTTCCGGGGCATGGAGCGCTCCGGGAACCCCTGGGGCATCGGCCAGGGCAAGCGCCTGGACTGGGCGGAGGGGCTCAACGTCCCCACGGTGGAGGAGAAGCCCCACCCCGAGGTCCTCTACTGGGTGGGGTGCGCCCCGAGCTACGACCCCCGGGCCCAGAAGATCGCCCGCAGCATGGTGGAGATCCTGAACGCCAGCGGGGTGGACTGGGCCGTCTTGGGTAGGCGGGAAAAGTGCACCGGGGACGCCGCCAGGCGCGCGGGCAACGAGTACCTCTTCTTCCAGCTCGCCACGGAGAACGTGGAGACCCTGAACGCCGTGGCCCCCAAGACCATCGTCACCACCTGCCCCCACTGCTTCCACACCCTGAAGAACGAGTACAAGGACTTCGGCGGCCACTACCGGGTGGTCCACCACACGGAGTTCATCGCCGAGCTCTTGCGCAAGGGGCGGATCCGGGTGGAGGAGGAAACCCGCAAGGTGGTCTTCCACGACCCCTGCTACCTGGGCCGCCACAACGGGGTCTACGAGGCCCCGCGCGAGGTGCTAAAGGAGGTGGGCTTCGCCCTCGCCGAGCCTCCCCGGAGCCGGGAGAGGAGCTTCTGTTGCGGGGCGGGCGGGGCCCAGTTCTGGAAGGAGGAGGAGCCTGGGGCCATGCGGGTTTCCGAGAACCGCTACAAGGAGCTCAAGGGAACGGGGGCCGAGGTCATCGCCACGGGCTGCCCCTTCTGCATGGCCATGATGAACGTGGAGACCGCCCAGGACGAGAGGCCCCTCGAGGTCTTGGACGTCGCCGAGCTGGTGGCCCGGGGCCTCAAGGCCTGAGGTAGACGGCGTAGGCCCGGTACCCTCCCATCCACCCCTCCCCAAAGGCCCTTAAGGCCAGGCCCGGGGGAGGGGTGAGGAGTTCTTCCCCTTCCCAGTAGAAGGGGCTATGGGGCCTTCCCCGCCTTTGGGCCTCCTTGCGGGTGAAGCCCTCCACGAGGAGAAGCCCCCCGGGGAGGAGGAGGGGGGCGAGGCCTTGGAGGAGGGGCCGGTTCACGTAGTAGGCCATCACGATCCCGGCGAAGGGGCCTTGGGGCAGGCGGGCCAGGGCCCCGGGGGCCTCGAGGTCCAGCTCCAGGAGAGAAAGCCCCGGGGTCCCCCGGAGCCTCTTCAGGGCCTCCCGGCTCTTCTCCACCAGGACCACGGGGTGGCCCCGCCCTAGGAAGTAACGGGCGTTCCGCCCCAACCCCCCCGCCAGGTCCAGCACCGGCCCTTCGGGGACGAAGGGGCCGTAGGCCCGCACCACAAAGGCGGGCTTCCTTTCCTCTTGGGCTTCCCGATAGAAGGCGTCCCAGTCCCTAGGCATGGCGGCGAAGGGCGAGGAGGCTCCCCACGAGGAGGATGAGGAGGGTACCTCCCCAGAAGACCCCCTTGGGGAGGGTGAGGGCGAGCCCGGGGCGGTGGAGGAGGTGGGCGAGGGTGTGGGTGCCCTCCAGGAGGAGCTTGACCCCGGCCCAGCCCACCAGGGCGTAGGCCACCTTTTCCAGCCCGGGAAAGCGTTCCATCAGGGCCACCACCGAGCTCGCCAGGAGGCGGATGAAGAGGATCCCCAGGGCCATCCCGAGGAACACGAGGAGGAAGTCTTTGGAGAAGGCCACCACCGCCAGGATGGAGTCCACGGCGAAGGCCAGGTCCACCAGGTTGATGAGGACCACCACCCGCCAAAACTCCCCCGCCGTGGCCTCGGGAAGGGGTTTGGCCTCCGGGTGGTCGCGGAAGTGCTGGACCATGAGGTAGACGAGGTAAAGCCCCCCCAGGACCTGGACCCACCAGAGCCGGATGAGGAAGACGGCGAAGAGGAGGGCGAGGCCTCGCAGAAGGTAAGCCCCCAGGATGCCGTAGAAGAGGGCCTTACGCCTCAGCTCCGGGGGCAGGGGCTTCACCATCACCGCCAGAACCAGGGCGTTGTCCCCGGAGAGCAAGGCCTCGAGGGCCGCCACGGAGAAAAGCGCCAGGAGGCCCTCCCCGCTCATTGCGGCCCCAAGAGGTAGCGCAGCCCCGGGGCCAGGGCCTGCTTCCAGGTGACCCAGTTGTGGCCGCTGGGCCTTTCCCGGTAGGCGTGGGGGGCCTTCCTGTCGGCGAGGAGGGCGGCGAAGCGGCGGTTGGGGGCGAGGAGCCACTCCAAAAGCCCCACCTCCACGTAGACCCGGGGAAGGCGCCTGGCCTCGGCGTAACGGGCAAGAAGCCACTCCTCGTCCCGGTAGGCGTCTTTCCCCCCGGGGTGGGCCTTGAGGGCGGGGGAGAGGGCGAGGACCTTGGGGAAGCGCTCCGGGTGCCTCCAGGCCTGCCACAGGGAGAAAAGCCCCCCCAAGGAGGCCCCCACCAGGACCACCTCCTTAAGGGGCCCGTAGGCCCCTTCCACCGCCTCCAGCACCCGGTGGAACTCCGCCTCGTAGGCCTCGCTGAAGCGGTATTCGGCGTTGCGGTCTATGGGCTCCACGAAGACGAGGCGCACCGGGGGGACCTCCCCCGCCTCCAAAAGGGCCCGGGCCACCTTGTGGAGCCCTGCGGTGCGGTAGAAGGCCACCCCGTCCTGGGCCACCACCGTGGCCTTTGGGGAAGGCCCCGTCTCCGCCACGTAGAAGCGCCTCTCCCCCAGGCGGTGCCGGGCCACCTTGGGCTCTTCCATGGGCTCGGGGGGCGCCTCGTAGCGGAAGCCAGGAAGCCTTATGGCCCGCGCGTAACTCCACCAGGGGTTTTCGGCCTTCTCGGGGTTTTCGGGGTCGGGAAAGGGCCTTCCCTCCCGGTCCAGGAAGGCGTACTCCACGTACGCCCCTTCGGGGAACTCCAGGGTGAGGGGGCCCTCGAGGGGGATGGGGTTCCTCTCCCAGTCGGTGAAGTCTCCGATGAGGGCGGTGGCCCCTTCCGGCGGGTAAAAGGTGGCGCTCCTCCGTCCTACCCGTACCACGGGTATACTCTACCCGTGAAGGTCGGCATCGTAGGAAGCGGCATGGTGGGGAGCGCCACCGCCTATGCCCTGGCCCTCCTCGGCGTGGCGCGGGAGGTGGTCCTCGTGGACCTGGACCGGAAGCTGGCCCAGGCCCACGCCGAGGACATCCTCCACGCCACGCCCTTCGCCCACCCGGTCTGGGTGCGGGCGGGGTCGTACGGGGACCTCGAGGGGGCCCGGGCGGTGGTGCTCGCCGCTGGGGTGGCCCAGCGCCCCGGGGAGACCCGCCTGCAACTTCTGGACCGCAACGCCCAGGTCTTCGCCCAGGTGGTGCCCCGGGTTCTGGAGGCGGCCCCGGAGGCGGTGCTCCTCGTGGCCACGAACCCGGTGGACGTGATGACCCAGGTGGCCTACCGCCTCTCCGGCCTGCCCCCGGGGCGGGTGGTGGGCTCGGGGACGATCCTGGACACGG
This region of Thermus thermophilus genomic DNA includes:
- a CDS encoding SAM-dependent methyltransferase — translated: MPRDWDAFYREAQEERKPAFVVRAYGPFVPEGPVLDLAGGLGRNARYFLGRGHPVVLVEKSREALKRLRGTPGLSLLELDLEAPGALARLPQGPFAGIVMAYYVNRPLLQGLAPLLLPGGLLLVEGFTRKEAQRRGRPHSPFYWEGEELLTPPPGLALRAFGEGWMGGYRAYAVYLRP
- a CDS encoding alpha/beta hydrolase-fold protein, with translation MVRVGRRSATFYPPEGATALIGDFTDWERNPIPLEGPLTLEFPEGAYVEYAFLDREGRPFPDPENPEKAENPWWSYARAIRLPGFRYEAPPEPMEEPKVARHRLGERRFYVAETGPSPKATVVAQDGVAFYRTAGLHKVARALLEAGEVPPVRLVFVEPIDRNAEYRFSEAYEAEFHRVLEAVEGAYGPLKEVVLVGASLGGLFSLWQAWRHPERFPKVLALSPALKAHPGGKDAYRDEEWLLARYAEARRLPRVYVEVGLLEWLLAPNRRFAALLADRKAPHAYRERPSGHNWVTWKQALAPGLRYLLGPQ
- a CDS encoding TerC family protein; its protein translation is MSGEGLLALFSVAALEALLSGDNALVLAVMVKPLPPELRRKALFYGILGAYLLRGLALLFAVFLIRLWWVQVLGGLYLVYLMVQHFRDHPEAKPLPEATAGEFWRVVVLINLVDLAFAVDSILAVVAFSKDFLLVFLGMALGILFIRLLASSVVALMERFPGLEKVAYALVGWAGVKLLLEGTHTLAHLLHRPGLALTLPKGVFWGGTLLILLVGSLLALRRHA